One genomic segment of Candidatus Saccharimonas sp. includes these proteins:
- a CDS encoding polysaccharide deacetylase family protein produces MIKKIPKRIKNDKVIYISTIILLLLLSGIIFLNKINHNVEEKHNQDITKYYFKDSKYNGISSKFIERKNSKEDSILEIPVTKNNKINEFINNKIQEIDDIFKDDAKKSTFENISTERISYQVYYNSDDAISILISIKQDTHGANSNDQNLFWTFNAKNGEIIKFSDFLNNKEKDKSSILEIIKNKIQDYLKNSKKEFSNEILNDLDFESFENIIILDKQTIDFPFSKGQIIPSNFSSVQFQIKVSEISNFLQNDFSRKIFEVPDVQNSKQVQKTTPLTSKSPLLDKDCSKCIALTFDDGPGIYTDKLLSYLQSYKAKATFFMIGPSAQRYPSIVKRVFDNGHQIGNHTWSHSSLPSLSSAQVQNEISSTNNILQGITGVKPTTLRPPYGATNAAVQRVVSNLGMSSILWSVDTRDWADRNSNIVCNRTISNTRPGAIILMHDIHRTSVDAVPCILQNLSSQGYQFVTVDKLLGNLQPGSIYYSAK; encoded by the coding sequence ATGATTAAAAAAATACCAAAAAGAATAAAAAATGACAAGGTTATATATATTTCAACTATCATTTTATTACTTTTACTGAGTGGAATTATATTTCTTAATAAAATTAACCATAATGTAGAAGAAAAACATAATCAAGATATTACAAAGTATTATTTTAAAGATTCAAAATATAATGGAATCAGTTCAAAATTTATTGAAAGAAAAAATTCAAAAGAAGATTCTATATTAGAAATCCCTGTTACGAAGAATAACAAAATCAATGAATTTATAAATAATAAAATTCAAGAAATTGATGATATTTTTAAAGATGATGCGAAAAAATCAACTTTCGAAAATATTTCAACCGAAAGAATTAGCTATCAAGTTTACTATAACAGCGATGACGCTATTTCAATTTTAATTTCAATTAAACAAGATACCCATGGAGCAAATTCGAATGATCAAAATTTATTTTGGACGTTCAATGCTAAAAATGGAGAAATTATAAAATTTAGTGACTTTTTAAACAATAAAGAGAAAGATAAATCTAGTATTTTAGAAATTATTAAAAATAAAATTCAAGATTATTTAAAAAATAGTAAAAAAGAATTCTCGAATGAAATTTTGAATGATTTAGATTTTGAAAGTTTCGAAAATATAATAATATTAGATAAACAAACGATTGATTTTCCTTTCTCTAAAGGTCAAATTATTCCTTCTAATTTTTCTTCAGTTCAATTTCAAATTAAAGTTTCAGAAATTTCTAATTTCTTGCAAAATGATTTTTCAAGAAAAATATTCGAAGTTCCTGATGTGCAAAATTCGAAACAAGTTCAAAAGACAACACCATTAACTTCTAAATCTCCGCTTCTAGATAAAGATTGTTCAAAATGTATTGCTCTAACCTTTGATGATGGACCAGGTATATATACCGATAAACTCCTTTCTTATCTTCAAAGTTATAAAGCGAAAGCAACTTTCTTCATGATTGGCCCAAGTGCTCAGAGATATCCTTCCATTGTAAAGCGAGTTTTTGATAATGGACATCAAATTGGTAACCATACCTGGTCTCATTCTTCCTTGCCAAGCCTATCTTCTGCACAAGTTCAAAATGAAATATCCTCAACTAATAATATCCTACAAGGAATTACAGGTGTAAAACCTACTACACTTAGGCCTCCATATGGTGCAACTAATGCGGCCGTGCAAAGAGTTGTTTCTAATCTTGGAATGAGTTCAATTTTATGGTCTGTTGACACTCGCGATTGGGCAGATAGAAATTCGAATATTGTTTGTAATAGAACAATTTCGAACACACGCCCTGGTGCAATAATTTTAATGCATGATATTCACCGAACATCGGTTGATGCGGTTCCATGTATTCTGCAGAATTTAAGTTCTCAAGGCTATCAATTTGTAACTGTTGATAAGTTGCTTGGCAATCTTCAGCCTGGGAGTATATACTATTCGGCAAAATAA
- a CDS encoding N-6 DNA methylase, whose amino-acid sequence MNNIREQKKQAKAFIKRWGNRGNERQDSQSFWLDLLQSVYGVENPSEYITFEDTVMLDHTSFIDGFIDKTKVLIEQKGSNKDLNKAIKQSDGTYLTPFQQAKRYSANLPYSQRPRWIVTCNFKEFYVYDMEQPNGEPKVIKLADLDKEAYRLEFLIDKTNEHLEREMKVSIEAGEIVGEIYESLLKQYINPDSPESLHAINQLIVRLVFCLYAEDAGIFGHHMVFHDYLARFSSRDFRRALIDLFSILDTPIKERDPYLDTELLAFPYVNGGMFAENNLEIPNFTDELRELILEHASSSFDWSEISPTIFGAVFESTLNPETRRSGGMHYTSIENIHKVIDPLFLDELKDELNEIRQFKQPKIVEQKAKQFQSKLASLVFFDPACGSGNFLTETYVSLRRLENEAIKLYMGDTIALDVGQELVKVQLNQFYGIEINDFAVSVAKTALWIAESQMLEETKDIVFANIDFLPLKSYTNIVEGNALKIDWETIVPKDRLSYIIGNPPFVGSKYSTPEQKKDMDVVFSPYTKKYRKLDFVASWYLLASKFMEGTSIKSAFVSTNSIMQGEQISILWPLIFDMGNEIDFVYKSFIWNNDANLKAHVHCIIVGFSSTSVTTNKVIYDNGSESKVSNINAYQIEAENIFIESRNKPISGAKPMIAPNKPCDYNHLKIEATEYDDFIKSSPESAKWIKRMVGAKEFIQNKERYCLWLVGITPKELRSMPIVLDRVEKCREARINANTSESLKLANTPTLFREQLNPDKYLIIPCVSSERRKYVPIGFLDDKTIPVMGTLIVPDADLLDLGILTSNVHMAWMRTVSGRLKSDYRYSKDIVYNNFPWPELTEEQKSKISKTAQAILDARALYPESSLADLYDELTMPVELRKAHQANDKAVMEAYGMTKVVDGKKTWLTKSETVARLFEMYEESTKN is encoded by the coding sequence GTGAATAATATCCGGGAACAAAAAAAGCAAGCTAAAGCATTTATTAAACGCTGGGGAAATAGAGGAAACGAAAGGCAAGATAGTCAGTCTTTCTGGTTAGACTTACTTCAATCTGTTTATGGAGTAGAAAACCCAAGTGAGTATATAACATTTGAAGATACAGTGATGCTTGACCATACTAGTTTTATAGATGGCTTTATTGATAAAACAAAAGTATTAATTGAACAAAAAGGTTCAAACAAAGACCTTAATAAGGCGATAAAACAGTCTGATGGAACTTACCTTACACCGTTTCAACAGGCTAAACGATATTCTGCTAACTTGCCATATTCTCAACGTCCACGGTGGATTGTGACTTGTAATTTTAAAGAGTTCTATGTTTATGATATGGAGCAACCAAACGGCGAACCTAAAGTCATTAAACTTGCTGATTTGGATAAAGAAGCCTATCGTTTAGAATTTTTAATTGACAAAACTAATGAACACTTAGAACGTGAAATGAAGGTTTCTATCGAAGCCGGTGAGATTGTCGGTGAGATTTATGAAAGCCTTCTTAAGCAGTATATTAATCCGGATAGCCCCGAAAGCCTTCATGCTATCAATCAACTTATAGTCCGATTAGTATTTTGTCTATATGCTGAAGATGCTGGTATTTTTGGCCATCACATGGTGTTTCATGATTACCTTGCCCGTTTTAGTAGTCGTGATTTTAGGCGTGCTTTAATTGACCTCTTTTCTATACTAGATACGCCAATTAAAGAACGTGATCCGTATTTGGATACGGAACTTCTTGCTTTCCCCTATGTTAATGGAGGAATGTTTGCCGAGAATAATTTGGAAATCCCTAATTTTACCGATGAACTACGTGAGTTAATTTTGGAGCATGCTTCTTCTAGTTTCGACTGGTCAGAAATCAGCCCTACTATTTTTGGTGCAGTATTTGAGTCAACTCTCAACCCCGAAACACGTCGTAGTGGCGGGATGCATTATACCTCTATTGAGAATATCCATAAAGTTATTGATCCACTCTTCTTAGATGAGTTAAAAGATGAATTGAATGAGATTCGTCAATTTAAGCAGCCTAAAATCGTTGAACAAAAAGCAAAACAGTTTCAATCAAAACTAGCGAGTCTAGTATTCTTTGACCCGGCTTGTGGTTCTGGAAATTTCTTAACCGAAACATACGTTTCTCTTAGACGCTTAGAAAATGAAGCCATTAAGCTCTATATGGGGGACACTATTGCGCTTGACGTCGGACAAGAACTTGTCAAAGTCCAACTGAACCAATTTTATGGTATCGAGATCAATGACTTTGCGGTTTCTGTTGCTAAAACGGCTCTCTGGATTGCAGAAAGTCAGATGCTGGAAGAAACTAAAGATATTGTGTTTGCGAATATTGATTTCTTGCCACTTAAGTCCTATACAAACATTGTTGAAGGAAATGCTTTAAAGATTGATTGGGAAACAATTGTACCTAAAGATAGGCTGAGTTATATTATTGGGAATCCGCCTTTTGTTGGCTCAAAATATTCAACACCTGAACAAAAGAAAGATATGGATGTCGTATTTTCTCCCTACACTAAGAAATATAGAAAATTAGACTTTGTTGCTAGTTGGTACCTGTTAGCTTCTAAATTCATGGAAGGTACAAGTATCAAGAGCGCATTTGTATCGACCAACTCAATCATGCAAGGAGAGCAAATCTCTATTCTATGGCCACTAATCTTTGATATGGGTAATGAAATTGATTTTGTCTATAAATCCTTTATTTGGAATAATGATGCAAACTTAAAAGCTCATGTTCATTGTATCATTGTAGGATTCAGTTCTACATCGGTCACAACGAATAAAGTTATTTATGATAATGGAAGTGAATCTAAAGTAAGTAATATAAATGCTTATCAGATTGAAGCTGAAAATATCTTTATAGAAAGTAGAAATAAGCCAATTAGTGGTGCTAAGCCAATGATTGCTCCAAATAAGCCATGTGACTATAATCATCTAAAAATTGAAGCCACGGAGTATGACGACTTTATCAAATCATCTCCTGAATCTGCAAAGTGGATTAAGCGAATGGTTGGTGCAAAGGAATTTATTCAAAATAAAGAACGCTATTGCTTGTGGCTTGTAGGAATCACACCTAAAGAACTCCGTTCAATGCCGATAGTTTTGGATAGAGTTGAAAAATGTAGAGAAGCTCGTATCAATGCGAATACTTCTGAATCATTAAAATTAGCAAATACACCAACACTATTTAGAGAGCAATTAAACCCTGATAAATATCTAATTATTCCTTGTGTTTCTTCTGAAAGAAGAAAATATGTTCCAATTGGTTTTTTAGATGATAAAACAATTCCAGTTATGGGAACTTTGATAGTGCCTGATGCAGATTTACTTGATTTAGGAATATTGACATCAAATGTCCATATGGCATGGATGAGGACAGTATCTGGTCGTTTGAAATCTGATTACAGATATTCAAAAGACATTGTTTATAATAATTTCCCTTGGCCTGAATTGACTGAGGAGCAGAAGAGTAAAATCTCTAAAACTGCTCAAGCAATTCTCGATGCACGTGCGCTCTATCCAGAAAGTTCGCTAGCTGACCTCTATGATGAATTGACCATGCCAGTCGAACTCAGAAAAGCACACCAAGCTAACGACAAAGCCGTCATGGAAGCTTATGGCATGACGAAAGTTGTCGATGGTAAGAAGACTTGGTTAACAAAAAGTGAAACAGTAGCAAGATTATTTGAGATGTATGAAGAGTCAACTAAAAATTAA
- a CDS encoding Hsp20/alpha crystallin family protein, whose protein sequence is MARRQNDDSFLNDELEAAFNFGDDLMETSENEAFSGSEQIEIAEEENELPGQLAVDVYETEDKLFVKARTAGVNKNDLDVSLSDGTLTISGSLNPGDQEGIIAHHAQECYWGEFSRTLALPVPIKEDEVEAMLKDGILTISFTKVKTQATRIKVL, encoded by the coding sequence ATGGCTAGAAGACAAAATGATGATAGCTTTTTGAATGATGAATTGGAAGCTGCTTTCAATTTTGGAGATGATTTAATGGAAACTTCAGAAAACGAAGCTTTCAGTGGATCTGAACAAATTGAAATTGCGGAAGAAGAAAATGAACTTCCTGGTCAATTAGCTGTTGATGTTTATGAAACAGAAGATAAGCTTTTTGTTAAAGCACGAACTGCGGGCGTAAACAAAAATGACTTGGATGTTTCACTTTCAGATGGAACTTTAACAATTAGTGGAAGTCTGAATCCCGGTGATCAAGAGGGAATTATCGCTCATCATGCACAAGAATGCTACTGGGGAGAATTTAGCCGAACACTAGCTCTTCCAGTTCCAATCAAAGAAGATGAAGTTGAAGCAATGTTAAAAGATGGAATTTTAACAATCAGCTTCACAAAAGTTAAAACTCAAGCAACACGAATTAAAGTTCTGTAG